Genomic window (Rosa chinensis cultivar Old Blush chromosome 6, RchiOBHm-V2, whole genome shotgun sequence):
TCCATAACGCTCAATTCTCTCCTTGACGCAACTCCCCAACATGAGCTCTTCATCACACCTGCATCTTTACTCAGTTCGAATTAGATCAATCACTTAGTCGTCATTTTgatgcttaattgcatcccaATTGCAGCGAGCAGCGAACACTCATGATGTTTCAGAGGCCTTTGATCATCATTCACATCCTTTGATCATCGTTAGAAGACACCGTACCACGTGCAGCGCAGCTCATGACCTCAACATAGCCGCGCTAGCAAGCAGCCAGCTTTAGCAGCACCAATCACAACAATAGCAGCGTCAAGCGCTAGACACCAGCACCAATCGCCAACCGCCAGCTTCGTCCAGTGCTCACTGCTAGCTTCGTCTCATTCGTCAAGAGACTTGACGGAAGCCAAGCAGCGTCAAGAACCTTCGATCAGCGTCAAGGGCCTTCAATTGGCGTCAAGTGCCTTCTATCAGCATCAAGCATCTTCGATCAGCGTCAGCTTCCCTCTCTTAAATTTGATCTGCACACTCATCGACCATCAACCCTGGACACCTAGGCTTGTGTTCTTCTCCTAAGACACAGAGTCGTCTGGGCTCATTCTCAGGCTCTTCTTCGAACACCATGAGTTCTCAACCCTTTCAGCAATCAGCACAGCAACATGTCAAAGCTTTTGGCTAAAAAATGAGATAAGTTTTCAACTTTCGCTCCCCGTTGTGCAAAGTCGAAGCAtgttttatatacatatatcgaTCTCTCACAAGCATACTAGCAAGTGATGTAGCTGCTGAAACACACTTTACACTTGTCATGGTTTAAATCATATACATGATCTGCTATGCTCTAATTTAATGACACGAGACATGTAACATCGTATACTTGTTTGCTTGTGCACACCTATATATAGCACACATGTAGCTGATTTGAATGTGCTCTATATGCATGATGTCACCACCATAATAGTTCATTGCATATGCTTATCAATTAAATCTCACTTCAATAAATATAAGCTTCAATAGCAAATTCCAATAAAAGGAAATGTACTACTTCATGATGTGAAGCAATAAATATCCAAAGCGTACAATTTGTTCTTGAATTATTGAATAGATAACTTAACAAAGATACGAATAagttcttcatttaattaaattaggCTTCAAGCTAGTTACTTTTGTCGCCTGCAAGAAAACATATGATGTGAGCATCTTGCTAAAAGCACAAACATATGGTTCGtatcaaaaataaagaaataaaaacatatGGTGTGAGCATCTTAAATCACAACAGGGAAGAAAATCGCTTCATGGTAAACTATCAAGCATAATTAAAGTGTCAtcaaaacaatgaacaaaaaacAAAGCGGTGAATGTGTTAACGTATAAAGAAATTTGGAGGGACAATAAAATTTGGAattttatcaatgaaattagtatttattcaaagaaaaaaagtacAGATTACTATTAGATTTATacgaaagaaattaaaacaccATCAGATTTATATGCAAGCACAATGGGGTGTAGCTTGCAAGGGAATCTTTTAAGAAGCTAAGAAACACAGGCTCAGTGAAAGTTCTCCGGATACAATTGAAACTTGAAATATAGTTTCTTTTCTtatgaaagaaaataaacagTAGTTAACTAATCATGGGGCGGTACGGTGTGGCTACAATATCTACTCTTAGATTCACAACTGAGTAAATATCAAGATGATCAAGCTAGGCAGATATGTTTTTTCACTAGTTCTAGCTCAATTCATACTTGAATTATTATTTTGAAGCTCAAGCTCGGCTCGGCTTGATTGACTTTTTTTTAAGCTCGAGCTCAACTTCAACTCAATTGTGGAATGTGCTCTTGACTTGACTCGATCTTAAATTTAAGATGCCAAAAAATTAGAAGAATTCAAATGAAGATAATTACTAATGTAATTAATAATACATATCCAAAATTGACAGTGATACTTAAatatttagggtttttgacccaaaacaccaaaatgagccaaaattatctcatttaccccagtaatagatttttattttcactAACTCAATTTAACGTAAAATGTCAATTTTGTCATTTACTAATGTAGTTAATAATACATATCCAAAATTGACAATGATACTTAAAAATTtaatagggtccttgacccaaaacacTAAAATGAGCCAAAATTATCTCATTTACCCTAGCAATGGATTTTTAGTTACGATTCTACCGTATATGTCTTTTTCATTCCTGCGGTAATGATTCCTCTGGCATTACGACCTTTACTACAACGATGATGTCCATAGATCAAATTATTTCATGAAATTGGATTTGTGCTCGGGGTAGAAGTTTTGTATAAATGTATTGCCATGCTATTACGTATTTTGATTTAAGTTCTTTTCTTTCTAAGAGGTGGAATAGAATAACCCAGTTATACGTCTGTAATGCATTGTATGTCCCATAATAGGTCCCATCCTTTTACCATTTCCCAGAAAAACATTAGACATCCCATGTTCTGAAACCAACACTTTTGATGTTATTTGACGTACAATGATTTCAATATGCCTATTATGGATCTGTACCCGAGATGCACTCGAGAAttacaagcctaataaactagagTTCAATCTCGGCTTGATTTTCCTATCGAACTTAATACTGAGTTCATGTTTGGCTCATTTCTTTTACAAATATGAGCCAAACTCGAACTGCATCGAAACGATTTACGGTCCTAGAATCGGTGGACAAAACATAAATTGGAACTATTACCCAATATCGTCCCATGATTACTTAATCggttactttttctttttctttttcccataAGAAACTTTGTTTCCACTTTCATTTGTGTCCACAAACTTGCACTAAGGTTGCGTGTCTTAGCTTCTTAAAAGACTCCCTTGCAAGCCACACTGTATTGCAAGGAAGGAATTGAACCTTAATTCCTTTCAATTTTTCTCACTCATTGATCCTTGGTCTACCAAAATTCACGTTATCCTGCAAGCAAGCATGTCACAAGAGTTTTGCATCTCTTGCGAGATACATGCTTGTGATGGAAACTTGCTCATAGTCCGGTGTGCGAGCAGCAAAGAATACTGCTCCGTGTCCTATATAAGTTCTCTAATTCCTATGTATTTCGAACGCCCAGGAAAGCTTCCGGCTCGGACACGTTCACCTTCAAAGATGACAGACCATCATTGTTCAAGACTCCAACGCCCTCTTGAGTACCAAAATTTCAACTTCTAAGTCACTCACATTGGACTCTATGCGAGCGCTCTCTACCTTCGCTGCATACATCAAGATATTAGGGTTTCCATCAAGGAAGCCAACTTCTCATTCACCCCCATGATGTATCTTTGTAACACCCATGTCTATCATGGTTACCGTTAATCTATTCCTCAGTCTCACCCCTCTAAATAGATAAAATTCTCACAAAAATTTATATGGACAATCTTttgaagaattttatttttctttttaagatttAGAGGAAGAATGTCTTGAAACTTCTTTTGTTCTCGAAacttctatttctttttatcttcaaaagatatgtgtgtgtgtctatatatatatatatatatatatatatatatataattgtgaaaagagagagagaaggatttTGGCTagtcattttaaaaaaaatgtatctCTAGTAGTGTctctatatatttttctttttattatttttaaaatgaagaaaatataAGTGTATTTAACAATTACATCAATTTTTGAGTTGAAAATGTTATTCATTATGCAATTCAGCAAGTCGTAAAATAATAACTTGCCCCTAAGAGGCCATTAGAAAAAGCCATCACTTAAAACAGACTAACCTAGTATACCCCTCCTATGAGCATACTACACACATAACACTCCTAGTACACTCACATTTTTTTAACTAAGCccaaaaaggaggaaagctagACCTCCAAAGACGAACAATTACATACATAAAagaactaaaaatgaaaaagagcCCTTAGAGAAATTTTGTTTAGCTAATTTCTAACAAAGTTTTAGTGAAAGTAgctaaatatttattttggttGGCCAGTACTTTTTCTAATTAACAAAAATAGTAAAGAGCCCTTAGAGAAATATTGTTTAGCTAATTTCTAACAAAGTTTTAGCAAAAGTAGCTGAAAATTTATTTTGGTTGGCCAGTCCTGAATACATCTCCAAGtgttctctctattttagctttaAGTtgaatttatataatattttcaataaaaaaaattatgtatatTTCAAAATTAAGCAAAATGACTTAACATATATTTTGAATTTAGCAAAACTAGTAGTCTCTCGTACTTTCTATATTTAAGAGTCATATACCtaaaagttaaaatagagagtcacttaggaggCTTCTAGAGTTGCTAAAATACATTAAAAGTTAAACATGATTTCTAAAATAGctgaaaaagtaaaataaggaGTCAGGTGGAGTTGTTCCAATCTGTATATTGAGAAACCACATAGCTAAAAGCTAAAACAGATAGCTTGGGAGGCTACTAAAGTTGTTAAAATtgatatgtaaaaaaaaaaaaaaactaaactaaacatgctctctaaaataactAAATAGCTATAAATAGAGTTTGCACTAGTTACTCTAAAGAACCAATTTCAAGACTTCAACAGGCCAATACTCTCATAATAAAATAATTGAGCCATCTTATATCCATTGCGCACATTAGATATTGTAACCAAACTGAAcattttcttttagttagtttCATTAACTTTTTAATGATAGGTAATTCATCTGAATATTATGGGAATGTAATTAGCTCATAACCAAAGGACATGGTGATGCAATGGTATTTCTCTCCAAAGAGGTGGATAAAGTTCCGAGTTTAAACTACCGCCTAAATTCCCAATTCAAGTTAGAATATGAATTCTTGTATTACAAGAAATTGTACTTTGtactatatatagggcttctaTTATCAATACCCCAACattggaaaaaaataaaaaaattgtgatTTCTTTCTATTAAAAAACACTTAGATtcaaacaaaattatattacAATATAAAATTACTATTTTTCATGATCACTAGCAACCACATCACACATATATACGACACTAAAGTTGATGTGTTAACATGCTTGTAGATAAACTCATTACTCACACATTTTGTTATTTCATAGAGATCCAAATCATGTATACAACTAGCATGCGACTATAAGAATATTTAGTTATATAAGAATCTATTTACCTGTTCTGCTGAAATCATGGAAAGGTTGCAGCTTAATAGTAGATGAGCTAGTACATTGAGGCATGTTTGGAGGTGGCTTACGTATGCTCGTTTCTGGCGTACCTCCATCTTTAACTATTATCACGAAGCTCATACCCCAAGTCAAATGTCGATCAAAATGACAGTGCCAGAACCAAACTCCTGAAAGAATCATTTACAAAAAATCAATGATATCAATTATGTAGCTAGATATGATACACTAAAGTATATTTCATAATGAGCATACCGGGGTTACTTGCTTTGAATCTGATAGCTACCCATCCTACTTTTGGGAGCGAAACAGTATTCATCTTTGGAGGATCAAATAAATTGTAGCCTTTGGGGTCTGTCTCATTGTCAAAATTTCCAGTTCCTGATCCAACCACATAAAAACTATAACCATGCATGTGCATTGGATGATCCTCAGATGCTCTCATGAGATCAGTACCCTGAAACACTATTTCAACCTCTTCATCGTATTCTAACACCTTCACCTTGGTTCCTTTTATTGTTGGGACAGTATCAGGAGCAAAATCTTCTGACACAAAGTCAAATATAAATGGTGGATAATCAGGAAAGTCTGGCGTGTAAAACCCTGTTATGTTCCTGCAACATATTGTTTACGAGTAAACGCATTTTAGTTTTGCAAGAATTATCCAAATTAGATTATGCATCACATGTTCCTCCCAAGTcagttttgttatatattaattttgaaaTGAAGCATAACCACAAATTACACTAATCTTTTTATAATATATctttgaagggaaaaaaaattgatatagTAAATACCTGTAGTAGGAAAGTAGCACATCTGTTTCTGGATTAACCCAACTTAAATTGTTTAGACTAGTAGTAACACCAGTTTCATACTCGCCAGAACGATTAATGAAACCATAATTTGAAGCAGCTGTTATAAACATTCTAGTAGATATATTCTTCGGCACATTTGTCGGGTGCTCTATGCTTGCTAAGCTCTTAATACGCCTTGTGAACTTTCTTCCTGATACTATATCAAAATAAGTAGGGAGGATGCTTGGAAAAACTGGGTCCATCAAGGGTGTGTACTTCTCTTTGTACTGAAGAATTGCAGTAACATTTGAATTATCGTAGTCATCAATATTTTTCCTCACGGTGTTATATTGTCTAGTAGCCATATAGTAAGCGCCAGGGGATTGGTTTGCGGTGATCAAAATATCCATTGTTTGTCCAGCGCTAATCATGATATAATCGGTCACGATGGGTTTCACATAGGATGCGTCGATACCAACAACGGTGAGGCTATGTTCAGCAA
Coding sequences:
- the LOC112169691 gene encoding putative laccase-9; its protein translation is MGIFPGFLGLFLLCGMLHCIVECHVHYHDFVLKKENFTRLCYTKSMLVVNGSFPGPVIRVQKGDTVFVNVHNQGDYGLTIHWHGVHQPRNPWSDGPEYITQCAIKPGSNFTYEVIFSDEEGTLWWHAHSEWTRATVHGAIVIMPLNNTSFPFPEPDGQEIIVLSSWYNSTEDVSDIVAEALQDGGDTPDSDCYTINGQPGDFLPCSNDSTYHWQVEYGKTYLLRLVNAVMNSELFFAIAEHSLTVVGIDASYVKPIVTDYIMISAGQTMDILITANQSPGAYYMATRQYNTVRKNIDDYDNSNVTAILQYKEKYTPLMDPVFPSILPTYFDIVSGRKFTRRIKSLASIEHPTNVPKNISTRMFITAASNYGFINRSGEYETGVTTSLNNLSWVNPETDVLLSYYRNITGFYTPDFPDYPPFIFDFVSEDFAPDTVPTIKGTKVKVLEYDEEVEIVFQGTDLMRASEDHPMHMHGYSFYVVGSGTGNFDNETDPKGYNLFDPPKMNTVSLPKVGWVAIRFKASNPGVWFWHCHFDRHLTWGMSFVIIVKDGGTPETSIRKPPPNMPQCTSSSTIKLQPFHDFSRTGDKSN